A window of the Streptomyces albireticuli genome harbors these coding sequences:
- a CDS encoding tyrosine-type recombinase/integrase, with the protein MAHQQKVALAGSARMELVSGVVQLRPEDAMFDAMLRGWRAQQKSRGLKDETIDPRERLIRRFLEFANEYPWQWTPAHLDEWSATLTSEKHLAPSTIRSYQGTVRLFTDLLIDARYGWGPACDEAFGTFPVAICHEWNTLPHLQDYEGDPEARPFSREELQRFLDYADDQVVRAVKSKRKGALAAYRDATLFKVIYGWGLRRTETSKLDVVDFGRNPQARQFGRYGTLNVRYGKAKKGQQPRRRNVLSVMDWAVEAVADYVENVRPRFGFPDHPALWVTERGGRLQPGSINDRFEAYRDALGLHKELTPHGLRHSYVTHLTEDGVDRRFIQQQVGHECDSSLAVYTHVSDDFMNTSLHKALAPAFAGA; encoded by the coding sequence GTGGCGCATCAACAGAAGGTGGCCCTGGCGGGGTCGGCTCGTATGGAGCTCGTCTCCGGGGTGGTCCAGTTACGGCCCGAGGACGCGATGTTCGACGCGATGCTGCGGGGCTGGCGGGCCCAGCAGAAGTCGCGAGGACTGAAGGACGAGACGATCGACCCGAGGGAGCGACTGATCCGCCGCTTCCTCGAGTTCGCGAACGAGTACCCGTGGCAGTGGACGCCGGCCCACCTGGACGAGTGGTCGGCCACCCTGACGAGCGAGAAGCATCTGGCGCCGTCCACGATCCGCAGCTACCAGGGCACGGTTCGGCTGTTCACCGACCTCCTCATCGACGCCCGATACGGCTGGGGTCCAGCCTGTGACGAAGCGTTCGGCACCTTTCCGGTGGCGATCTGTCATGAGTGGAATACCCTCCCTCACCTGCAGGATTACGAAGGCGACCCGGAGGCGAGGCCGTTCTCCAGGGAAGAGCTGCAGCGTTTCCTCGACTACGCCGACGACCAGGTCGTCCGCGCTGTGAAGTCGAAGCGCAAAGGGGCCCTCGCCGCCTACCGGGACGCCACGCTCTTCAAGGTCATCTACGGGTGGGGACTTCGGCGGACCGAGACCTCCAAGCTCGATGTGGTCGACTTCGGACGCAACCCGCAGGCCCGGCAGTTCGGCCGGTACGGCACGCTCAACGTCCGCTACGGCAAAGCCAAGAAGGGCCAGCAGCCGCGGCGGCGGAACGTGCTCTCGGTGATGGACTGGGCCGTCGAAGCTGTCGCCGACTACGTCGAGAACGTCCGGCCCCGCTTCGGGTTTCCCGACCACCCGGCCCTGTGGGTCACCGAGCGCGGAGGCCGCCTTCAGCCCGGGTCGATCAACGACCGTTTCGAGGCATACCGGGATGCCCTGGGGCTGCACAAAGAGTTGACCCCGCACGGACTTCGCCACTCGTACGTCACGCATCTGACCGAGGACGGGGTGGACCGGCGGTTCATCCAGCAGCAGGTCGGCCACGAGTGCGACAGCTCCCTGGCCGTCTACACGCACGTCAGCGACGACTTCATGAACACTTCCCTGCACAAGGCACTGGCGCCGGCATTCGCCGGGGCCTGA
- a CDS encoding helix-turn-helix domain-containing protein, which yields MAAKLDYHWHLRKVMADRGMFSTTDLIPPLAERGISLSSSQVYRLVVERPERLSLKILMALLDILDCTMDDLIEPIAVAGAVKKPKKAAVGGGPSSGSEGLGGLRPKRARIRGVDRS from the coding sequence ATGGCCGCCAAGCTCGACTACCACTGGCACCTGCGCAAAGTCATGGCCGACCGCGGGATGTTCTCCACCACCGACCTGATCCCTCCGCTCGCCGAACGCGGCATCAGCCTATCGTCGAGCCAGGTCTACCGGCTCGTCGTCGAGCGACCGGAGCGACTGAGCCTGAAGATCCTCATGGCCCTGCTCGACATCCTCGACTGCACCATGGACGACCTCATCGAGCCCATCGCGGTGGCCGGGGCCGTGAAGAAGCCGAAGAAGGCTGCCGTCGGTGGCGGCCCGTCATCCGGTTCGGAGGGACTTGGCGGGCTGCGGCCAAAGCGGGCCAGGATCAGGGGTGTTGACCGGTCGTGA
- a CDS encoding MarR family winged helix-turn-helix transcriptional regulator — protein sequence MPSSSASEQDLRRIASGLAAVLPALHRGLDRRLARDFPHSRLPEGQLALLRLLAERDGLTVGQAAEALLMKPNNVSVSASRLADQGLLERLEDPADKRVARLHLTTEARSRIAVVGDLMDGYLIEGLRVLSEGEASALGSALSALEALARQVHPAAG from the coding sequence ATGCCTTCTTCCAGCGCGTCCGAGCAGGACCTTCGTCGTATCGCCTCCGGGCTCGCGGCCGTCCTGCCCGCGCTGCACCGGGGGCTCGACCGGCGCCTGGCCCGGGACTTCCCCCATTCGAGGCTTCCGGAGGGCCAGCTGGCGCTGCTGCGGCTGCTGGCGGAACGGGACGGGCTCACGGTGGGCCAGGCCGCCGAGGCGCTGCTGATGAAGCCGAACAATGTGAGCGTCTCGGCTTCCCGGCTGGCCGACCAGGGGCTGCTGGAGCGACTGGAGGATCCCGCGGACAAGCGGGTGGCGCGTCTGCACCTGACCACCGAGGCCCGGAGCAGAATCGCCGTCGTCGGGGACCTCATGGACGGGTATCTCATCGAGGGGCTGCGTGTTCTGTCCGAGGGGGAGGCCAGCGCGCTGGGATCCGCGCTGAGCGCTCTGGAGGCACTGGCGCGGCAGGTGCACCCCGCCGCCGGCTGA
- a CDS encoding IS3 family transposase (programmed frameshift), translating into MGRKSPYPEEFRKDAVALYRAAAGKRTYAAVAADLGITAESLRTWVRKDEARAEPEGRDVGVSAVEELARLRAENARLLKAEKGVAAGARDPAPGSRLFRSGGEVKTRRWDFIPDNRTDFGVKRVCRVLGVSRAGYYRHLATAQARAERRAEEKRTVAEIHEIHAEHGGAYGAPRVHAELRARGHGINRKRVTRLMRVNHIVGRHLRKKKRTTIADRTAPPAPDLVMRDFTADALNTRWCGDITYIAVGATWLYLATVIDICSRRVVGWSIADHMRTSLVTDAIEMAVAARGGQVNGVVFHTDRGSQYSAAAFAEICRRHGIRRSMGRVGSSYDNTLAESFFQGLKREWLHGHRWTSKAQTRLELFRWLAYYNQRRRHSALGYLTPAEFEQQLTTSHTLSLVA; encoded by the exons GTGGGACGCAAGTCTCCGTATCCGGAGGAGTTCCGGAAGGATGCCGTCGCGCTCTACCGCGCCGCGGCCGGCAAGCGCACGTACGCGGCGGTGGCCGCGGACCTCGGCATCACCGCGGAGTCACTGCGGACGTGGGTCCGTAAGGACGAGGCCCGGGCGGAGCCCGAGGGCCGCGACGTCGGTGTGAGCGCGGTGGAGGAGCTGGCCCGGCTGCGGGCGGAGAACGCCAGGCTGCTGAAGGCGGAGAAAG GAGTGGCAGCTGGAGCGCGAGATCCTGCGCCGGGCAGCCGCCTATTTCGCTCGGGAGGTGAAGTGAAGACCCGCCGCTGGGACTTCATCCCCGACAATCGCACCGACTTCGGTGTAAAGCGGGTCTGCCGCGTGCTCGGGGTGTCCCGCGCCGGCTACTACCGGCACTTGGCCACCGCTCAGGCCCGTGCCGAGCGCCGGGCCGAGGAGAAACGGACCGTGGCCGAGATCCATGAGATCCACGCCGAACATGGTGGTGCCTATGGCGCCCCGCGCGTCCATGCCGAACTACGAGCCCGCGGGCACGGGATCAACCGCAAGCGCGTCACGCGGCTGATGCGGGTCAACCACATAGTCGGCCGGCACCTGCGGAAGAAGAAACGGACGACGATCGCGGACAGGACCGCGCCGCCCGCGCCGGACCTGGTGATGCGCGACTTCACCGCGGACGCCTTGAACACCAGATGGTGCGGCGACATAACTTACATAGCCGTCGGCGCGACGTGGCTCTATCTCGCCACGGTGATCGACATCTGTTCGCGGCGGGTGGTGGGCTGGTCGATCGCTGACCACATGCGCACCTCACTGGTCACCGACGCGATCGAGATGGCCGTCGCCGCCCGCGGCGGCCAGGTGAACGGCGTCGTCTTCCACACGGACAGGGGCTCCCAATACAGCGCGGCCGCCTTCGCCGAGATCTGCCGCCGCCACGGCATCCGCCGGAGCATGGGCCGGGTCGGCTCGAGCTACGACAATACCCTCGCCGAGTCGTTCTTCCAGGGCCTCAAGCGCGAGTGGCTCCACGGACACCGCTGGACCTCGAAAGCACAGACCCGACTCGAGCTGTTCCGCTGGCTGGCCTACTACAACCAGCGCCGCCGTCACTCCGCCCTCGGCTACCTCACACCAGCCGAGTTCGAACAACAACTCACCACATCACATACGCTGTCACTCGTCGCATGA
- a CDS encoding tyrosine-type recombinase/integrase gives MTAETVAVWPTIKAPAGDARFEAIAGALDPKFLEMLGWCWERRVITFPRVHPVIGLPDCPVPNCPLAITVFMHPMCRGCVERWSKTDLPLEEFRRIRKTASTGAGQQPCAVVRCERPRDTAAAMLCATHRLQQRQVLGGIGLEEFLAHPRVVGLAGFGPCLIAACFLDRVGSKHPYCKTHTQRLRVVREEPGFDGAWWRRTERAVCSTREVSLRGLPDLLVSEALYALWSRVEKGYKLRPECLRPLYDRLRVLQASSLERVTDPEAVGFGREQATMIRAGQVALGRLNSTPETERVKDVWDMAVFGHTSTVPFTAITQPALREAMKVWVYDDLPRRRNKNAVHHARAVVAAVAMLSESLRLQRPDRREDPAGWGRGDIVAFTNRMGHLTASGKLSASRRLAFTRFVRRVLLRFRTLGLAGPGGLLEGMPVDFALWPEDMPDEPEDTEAGRDLPEEVMRVLCANLDLLEAMSNTEVRVATELLIDTGRRPDEIYTLALDCLEADPDGSPVLIYDNHKAYRLGRRLPIGGETADVIRRQQQRVRARFPDVATARLKLLPRPKTNPEGTKPVSDIATAHRKWVDSLPNLTVPVITTEAGTQVTHLVPFDKTRVFTYAYRHCYAQRHADAGVPPDVLKELMDHRLITTTQGYYNPRELHQTGEKPQVAWSQRHTEGLCSLYELAV, from the coding sequence GTGACGGCCGAGACGGTGGCCGTGTGGCCGACGATCAAGGCACCGGCGGGCGATGCTCGCTTTGAGGCGATCGCTGGCGCCCTCGACCCGAAGTTCCTGGAGATGCTGGGCTGGTGCTGGGAGCGGCGGGTGATCACCTTTCCCCGGGTGCATCCGGTGATCGGTCTGCCGGACTGCCCGGTGCCGAACTGTCCGCTGGCCATCACGGTCTTCATGCATCCGATGTGCCGGGGCTGCGTGGAGCGGTGGAGCAAGACCGACCTGCCGTTGGAGGAGTTCCGCCGCATTCGGAAGACCGCCTCCACGGGTGCGGGGCAGCAGCCGTGTGCTGTTGTCCGGTGCGAGCGGCCCCGGGACACCGCCGCCGCGATGTTGTGCGCGACGCATCGCCTCCAGCAGAGGCAGGTACTGGGCGGGATCGGGCTGGAGGAGTTCTTGGCTCACCCGCGGGTCGTGGGTCTCGCCGGGTTCGGCCCGTGCCTGATCGCCGCCTGCTTCCTCGACCGGGTCGGCAGCAAGCATCCGTACTGCAAGACTCACACGCAGCGCCTGCGCGTGGTCCGTGAAGAACCCGGGTTCGACGGGGCATGGTGGCGGCGGACGGAGAGGGCGGTGTGCTCCACGCGGGAGGTGAGCCTGCGGGGTCTGCCGGATCTGCTGGTCTCCGAGGCCCTCTACGCGTTGTGGTCCCGGGTCGAGAAGGGCTACAAGCTGCGGCCTGAGTGTCTGCGGCCGCTCTACGACCGGCTGCGCGTTCTACAGGCCAGCAGCTTGGAGCGGGTGACCGACCCGGAGGCGGTGGGGTTCGGCCGTGAGCAGGCCACGATGATCCGTGCTGGACAGGTGGCGCTCGGCCGGTTGAACAGCACGCCGGAGACGGAGCGGGTCAAGGACGTGTGGGACATGGCCGTGTTCGGGCACACGAGCACGGTGCCGTTCACCGCCATCACGCAGCCGGCGCTGCGGGAGGCGATGAAGGTCTGGGTCTACGACGACCTGCCGCGTCGGCGGAACAAGAACGCCGTCCACCACGCCCGCGCGGTCGTCGCCGCGGTCGCGATGCTGTCAGAGAGCCTGCGGCTGCAACGCCCCGATAGACGGGAAGACCCGGCCGGGTGGGGGCGGGGCGACATCGTCGCGTTCACCAACCGCATGGGACACCTGACCGCGAGCGGGAAGCTGAGCGCGTCCCGGCGTCTGGCGTTTACCCGGTTCGTCCGCCGGGTCCTGCTGCGGTTTCGCACGCTGGGTCTGGCCGGGCCGGGCGGTCTGCTGGAGGGCATGCCGGTCGACTTCGCGCTCTGGCCGGAGGACATGCCTGACGAGCCGGAGGACACCGAGGCCGGCCGTGACCTGCCCGAGGAGGTGATGCGTGTCCTGTGCGCGAACCTCGACCTGTTGGAGGCGATGAGCAACACCGAGGTCCGCGTGGCGACCGAACTCCTCATCGACACCGGCCGCCGCCCCGACGAGATCTACACCCTTGCCCTGGACTGCCTGGAAGCGGATCCCGACGGGTCCCCTGTCCTGATCTACGACAACCACAAGGCGTACCGGCTCGGCCGCCGCCTACCCATCGGCGGCGAGACCGCGGACGTGATCCGACGCCAGCAGCAACGCGTCCGTGCCCGCTTCCCCGACGTCGCAACGGCCCGCCTGAAGCTGTTGCCGCGGCCGAAGACCAACCCCGAGGGCACCAAGCCGGTCAGCGACATCGCCACCGCCCACCGGAAGTGGGTGGACTCACTTCCCAACCTCACCGTTCCCGTCATCACCACGGAGGCCGGCACCCAGGTGACGCACCTGGTGCCGTTCGACAAGACCCGCGTCTTCACCTACGCCTACCGGCACTGCTACGCCCAACGGCACGCCGACGCCGGGGTACCCCCGGACGTCCTCAAGGAGCTGATGGACCACCGGCTCATCACCACCACCCAGGGCTACTACAACCCTCGGGAATTGCATCAGACGGGCGAGAAACCGCAGGTCGCGTGGTCACAGCGGCACACAGAAGGACTCTGCAGCCTCTACGAACTGGCAGTCTGA
- a CDS encoding site-specific integrase, with amino-acid sequence MNLFRAPLGAPISPEAIEELFERLGERAGLGRRVGPHMARRAFGSNVADAGGTPDEVQALLGQRSPDSSAPYRFPDPVRVRAAVERVPTPRAIARPEKSR; translated from the coding sequence GTGAACCTGTTCCGGGCTCCGTTGGGGGCGCCTATATCGCCGGAGGCCATCGAGGAGCTGTTCGAGAGGCTCGGGGAGCGGGCTGGGCTGGGCCGGCGAGTGGGTCCGCACATGGCTCGGCGGGCGTTCGGCTCGAACGTCGCGGACGCGGGTGGTACGCCTGACGAGGTGCAGGCCCTGCTCGGGCAGCGGAGCCCCGACTCGTCGGCGCCGTACCGGTTCCCTGATCCGGTACGGGTGCGGGCGGCTGTCGAACGGGTCCCAACTCCGCGTGCCATCGCCAGGCCGGAGAAGAGCCGGTGA
- a CDS encoding DUF7660 family protein, with amino-acid sequence MDRSDAVALVQRIMNADCTAESEVAGWLDLLEGALGCPSGWESESTDPYFPGDHNEVDVWWAEYERGLPVPDDWPRLPDESATDHLDAWRRDFLDFLDREGQRRFPVTWEAAAKVWAARNRTRNARGLQPGEERLRRVPRRARNHRGAPHGRTGIRHSVAAATVRPSCRGQPDPRRLPGRRGRSLRAASSSGTRARGTLNHNQLLRPGGVEAMNWPDPTLNAIQSREDLADFLTELARKVREGDLSVENATTDSFVDSAGRWARSMDGFFMNVIKEPVPETPDWSMIAAIFRAALVYE; translated from the coding sequence GTGGACCGGTCGGATGCTGTTGCCCTGGTGCAGCGGATCATGAACGCGGACTGCACTGCGGAGAGTGAGGTGGCCGGCTGGCTGGACCTGCTCGAGGGGGCCCTGGGCTGCCCATCCGGCTGGGAGTCCGAAAGCACCGACCCCTACTTCCCAGGCGACCATAACGAGGTCGACGTGTGGTGGGCCGAGTACGAGCGCGGTCTTCCGGTCCCTGACGACTGGCCGCGCCTGCCCGACGAATCGGCAACAGACCATCTCGATGCCTGGCGCCGCGACTTCCTGGACTTCCTCGACCGTGAGGGGCAGCGCCGCTTCCCCGTCACTTGGGAAGCGGCTGCCAAGGTATGGGCGGCCCGCAACCGCACCCGCAACGCCCGCGGGCTCCAGCCCGGCGAGGAGCGACTTCGCCGAGTACCTCGGCGAGCACGAAATCACCGTGGTGCGCCACACGGCCGAACCGGCATCCGTCACAGCGTGGCTGCTGCGACAGTTCGACCATCTTGCCGAGGCCAGCCCGATCCTCGTCGTCTCCCGGGCCGCCGAGGACGGTCGCTGCGGGCTGCCTCGTCGTCGGGTACGAGGGCACGAGGGACGCTCAATCATAATCAACTACTTCGACCCGGTGGAGTGGAAGCCATGAACTGGCCCGATCCAACATTGAACGCAATCCAGAGCAGGGAGGACCTGGCCGATTTCCTGACCGAACTGGCAAGAAAAGTCCGCGAGGGAGACCTGTCCGTGGAAAATGCCACTACAGACTCCTTCGTCGACTCCGCCGGGCGTTGGGCAAGGTCGATGGATGGGTTCTTTATGAACGTAATCAAAGAACCTGTACCAGAAACTCCTGACTGGAGCATGATCGCTGCGATCTTTCGGGCTGCACTCGTCTACGAATAA
- a CDS encoding M15 family metallopeptidase produces MILLSDPRVLALPVRDCGEPLTEITATPGVLLDPRERDAAGAYGRARTGVLNRLQQAARALPCGIRFLVIEGHRTAHEQQRRFDRYEDRLRSEGVTDRAELRRRTSTFASPIEVAPHCAGAALDITLADTDGRELAMGGAVNAHRSGDTASCPLDAPGLPEDARHHRALLVRAMTSAGFVSYPSEWWHWSHGDRYGIPPVPERLRRPVNQSLEPLTRRTADHPGRSAFPRRAGGPALHRPQEPRPAHRSGIRSPASRPGVP; encoded by the coding sequence GTGATTCTGCTCAGCGACCCGCGCGTGCTCGCCCTCCCCGTACGGGACTGCGGCGAACCCCTCACCGAGATCACCGCCACGCCCGGCGTCCTCCTGGACCCCCGTGAGCGGGATGCGGCCGGAGCGTACGGGCGCGCCCGCACCGGCGTCCTGAACCGCCTGCAGCAAGCTGCCCGCGCCCTCCCCTGCGGCATCCGGTTCCTCGTCATCGAGGGCCACCGCACAGCCCACGAGCAGCAGCGCCGTTTCGACCGCTACGAGGACCGCCTACGCAGCGAAGGCGTCACCGACCGCGCCGAGCTGCGCCGCCGGACGAGCACCTTCGCCTCCCCCATCGAAGTCGCCCCGCACTGCGCGGGCGCAGCCCTCGACATCACCCTCGCCGACACCGACGGCCGCGAGCTCGCCATGGGCGGCGCAGTGAACGCCCACCGCAGCGGCGACACCGCCTCCTGCCCCCTCGACGCCCCCGGCCTGCCCGAGGACGCCCGTCACCACCGCGCGCTGCTCGTCCGCGCCATGACCAGCGCCGGGTTCGTGTCCTATCCGAGCGAGTGGTGGCACTGGTCCCACGGCGACCGCTACGGCATCCCACCGGTGCCCGAGCGCCTCCGCCGACCGGTCAACCAGAGCCTCGAACCGCTCACACGGCGCACTGCCGATCACCCCGGACGCAGCGCCTTCCCCCGGCGGGCCGGAGGGCCGGCATTGCACCGGCCGCAGGAACCCCGGCCCGCACACCGGTCAGGCATCCGTTCCCCGGCCTCACGGCCCGGGGTGCCGTAA
- a CDS encoding UTRA domain-containing protein, producing the protein MASGDIGAPNGARNRFTSRKSLPPSPSSRCRRRQRVSYNEDNSPVSASTSWFKADLGEQVPQLLQTEWIIGGTPKAIEEQTGWAWQDGQDLVGARIATDEEAELLHITERPAALLVGYNSLFDADGAVIEYGEYLTHGDRYTRYTYQRPRD; encoded by the coding sequence ATGGCCTCCGGCGATATAGGCGCCCCCAACGGAGCCCGGAACAGGTTCACCAGCAGAAAGTCACTGCCACCGTCGCCCAGCAGTCGGTGCCGCCGCCGCCAGCGGGTCTCCTACAACGAAGACAACTCCCCCGTCTCAGCCTCCACCTCCTGGTTCAAGGCCGACCTCGGCGAACAGGTCCCCCAGCTCCTCCAGACCGAATGGATCATCGGCGGCACCCCGAAGGCCATCGAGGAGCAAACCGGCTGGGCCTGGCAGGACGGCCAGGACCTCGTCGGCGCCCGGATCGCGACCGACGAGGAGGCAGAGCTGCTGCACATCACCGAACGCCCGGCGGCACTGCTGGTCGGCTACAACTCCCTCTTCGACGCCGATGGGGCCGTCATCGAGTACGGCGAGTACCTCACCCACGGCGACCGCTACACCCGCTACACCTACCAGCGCCCCCGGGACTGA